In Leptolyngbya sp. O-77, the genomic window CTCTGGCTGGCAGTTTTTATCAGCATTCTGGTGCTGGAGTTTGTCTTTTTTAAGGGCTGGCTGGGGCTGGAAAACCTGATGCTGGCGATCGCCATCACGTTTATGGCCACGCTGGGAAAGGTGCTGGCGGCGGTGTGGAGCGATCGCCTCACCCAGTCCCGCTCTCCGCTCGATTCTCCGGGTGACGTGGTGCGCTTTATCCTGGCGGCGTTTCTTAGCCACCTGCCTATCGGGATGCTCTGCGCCGCGCTGGTTTGCACCTTTGGCAAAGCGCCCTGGGTAGCCTATCGTCAGGTGTTTATCACCTGGTGGCTGAGCGATGCCTTTGGCATTGTGCTGGTGGCTCCGCTACTGCTGGCCTGGAGCAGCACGCGATCGCTCGATCTGTTCCAGTTTCGTACTGCCATTCGGCAGCACTGGCTAGAGGCAGCGGCAATGGTGGCGTTGGTGATTGGCATCAGCGAGGTGGCGCTGGTGGGCGACTATCCGGTGGAATATCTGCTGATTCCAGTCATTGTGTGGGCAGCGTTTCGGTTTCGCTCACCGGGGGCGACGCTGATAATGGTGCTGCTGTCGCTGCTGGCAGTGATCAGCACGGCACAGGGTCGGGGTTCTTTTGCCCGCGCCTCGATGAATGAGTCGCTGCTGCTGCTCCAGTCTTGCATTGCGGTCATTGCTCTAACTACGCTGCTGCTCTGCGCCGTGTTGCACCAAAACGACCAATCCAAACAAGCCCTGCGAGACGCGAATCAAAGCCTAGAAGACCGTGTACAGCAGCGCACCGCAGAGCTGGCCGAGGCCAATGCAGCAATTGTGGACTTGAACGAACGGCTGAAGCAAGAAAATCTGCGAATGGCCGCCGAACTGGACGTAGTGCGCCAGATCCAAGACATGATCCTGCCTACGCCGGAGGATCTGAGCGCGATTCAAACGCTAGATGTGTCCGCCTTTAGTGACCTGGCCGATGAAGACAGTACCGACTACTTTGACGTGCTGGAAACCGATGGCATTATCACGCTCAGCGTGGGTATCGTGGGCGGGCGCGGGCTGGAAAGTGGCGTGCTGATGCTGATGGTGCAAACGGCCGTGCGGACGCTGGCAGAACTGCGCGATCGCAACTCGGTGCGCTTTTTGCAAACCCTCAACCGCACGCTGTACAAGAACATCGAGCGCATGAGTACCCAGCAGCGCCTGACCCTGGCCGTGCTGAATTATCTCAATGGCAGCCTCAGCATCAGCGGACAGCATGAGGATCTGGTCGTGGTGCGGGCATCGGGGCGCGTGGAGCGGGTCAGCATGACGGATCTAATCCTGCCGCTGGGGCTGGAGTTTGACATCACCGCTTTCACCAAACGCGCCTCCGTCGAGTTGCAACCTGGCGACGGCATCGTGCTGTATACCAGCAGCCTGCCCAGCGCCGTGGATGAAAACGGCATCATGTATGGGCTAGATCGGCTGTATAAAGTCATCGCCCAAACCTGGACACAGCCAGCAGTCTTCGTCCGTCGGGCGGTGATTCAAGACGTGCGCCAGCACATGGGCCAGGAAAACGTCCTGGACAACCTCTCGCTGCTCGTCCTCAAGCGCCGTCTGTGAAGTTAACGCAATGCCCCTTCAACGGTAAAATAGGCGATCGCTCAAGAATATTGTCAATCCTAAGTAGGTAGACCAAATTAAAAACCAGATCTTAAACCCTGCGCCGCCTGCTGCGCGGGCAGCGCAGGGTTTATAGTTTTATGTTTATTCACGTCTATCCACTCATCAATGGTTTTGGGTTTGTTCTAACCCCTAACCCCCAACCCCTAACCCCTGATCCTTAGCACGCTATGACCAAAACCTACCGCATCACCCTCCTCCCTGGCGACGGCATTGGCCCCGAAATCATTGCCGTATCCGTTGATCTGTTGAAAAAAGTGGGGCAGCAGTTGGATCTCAGCTTCGAGTTTCAGGAGGCGCTGCTGGGCGGGGCGGCGATCGACGCGACGGGTAGCCCGCTGCCCGCCGACACGCTGGAACTCTGCAAAAACAGCGATGCGGTTCTCCTGGCGGCGATTGGCGGCTACAAATGGGACACCCTGCCCAACGACCAGCGGCCAGAGCGCGGCTTGCTGGGGCTGCGGGCCGGGCTGGAGCTATTTGCCAACCTGCGCCCCGCCAGCATTTTGCCGCAGTTGGTCGATTCTTCCAGCCTCAAGCGCGAGGTGGTGGACGGCGTGGATATTATGGTAGTGCGCGAGCTGACAGGCGGCATTTACTTTGGGCAGCCACGCGGCATCTTCACCAGCGAAACGGGCGAACGGCGCGGCGTGAACACGATGGTCTACACCGAGTCGGAAGTGGAGCGGATTGGGCGCGTCGCCTTTGAAGCTGCCCGCAAGCGTCGCAAAAAACTCTGCTCCGTAGATAAATCCAACGTGCTGGAGGTGTCGCAATTGTGGCGCGACTCTATGACCAAACTCGCGGCCGATTATCCCGATGTGGAGCTGACCCACATGTACGTGGACAACGCCGCCATGCAGCTTTTGCGAAATCCCAAGCAGTTCGACACGATCGTCACGGGCAACCTGTTTGGCGACATTCTCTCCGACGCAGCGGCTATGTTGACGGGCAGCATCGGTATGTTGCCCTCCGCCAGCCTTGGCTCCTCCGGGCCAGGCCTGTTTGAACCCGTCCACGGCTCTGCCCCCGACATTGCGGGCCAAGACAAAGCCAATCCGCTGGCGCAAGTGCTGAGCGCGGCGATGATGCTGCGCTATGGGCTGAACGAACCCGAAGCGGGCGATCGCCTCGAACGGGCCGTCCTCAAAGTCCTCGACCAGGGCTACCGCACAGGCGATATCATGTCCGACGGGATGACCCTGGTGGGCTGCAAAGCGATGGGCGAGGCGCTGCTGGCGGCGCTGGAAGACTAGCAGGTTGCCCTCATCCCCCAACCCCTTTTCCCAAGTCGGGAGCAGGGGAGCAAGAGAGGCTTGAAGTCCCTCTCCTAGAGCGGGAGAAGGCTTAAAGCCTTCGGGATACCAGAAAAGGGTGAGGGGAATCAGCAACGTTGCACATCCCGTCGCTTAATCTGGCAGCGTCAGGGCCAACTGGTAGAGGTCGCGGCGGGGGAGTTGGGTCTGCTGGGCAAGCTGGCGGCTGGCCTGGGAGCGGGAGAGTCCCTGCTTGAGAAGCGCGGTCAGTTCAGCTTTCAGGGCAGATTCCGACAACACCACAGGGGCGGCTATGCTGCCTGCCAGCAGGACAGTGTATTCGCCCTGGGGGTCGCGGGTTTCGTAGTGGGCGATCGCCTCCTGCACGGTGCCGCGCCAAAATTCTTCGTGCAGCTTGGTCAGTTCCCGTGCCAGCACAATAGGGCGATCGCCGCCAAAGGTGTCCGAAAAATCCGCCAGAGTCTGCCGCAGGCGGTGGGGTGATTCGTAAAACACCAGCGTCCGCGATTCAGCCTGGAGCGCATCGAGGCGATCGCGCCGCTCTTTGCCCTTGGCGGGGAGAAATCCTTCAAACACAAAGCGGTCGGTGGGCAGACCAGCGGCGCTGAGGGCCGTCACCACGGCGCTGGCTCCCGGAATCGGCACGACGGGAATCCCCGCCTCGACGCAAGCCTGCACCAGCTCATAGCCCGGATCAGAAATTCCGGGCATTCCCGCATCGCTGACCAGCGCAATGGACTGTCCCTGCGTTAGGCGGGCAAGCAGTTCCGGCAGGCGACTGGTGCGGTTGTGGTCGTGATAGCTGATCTGAGGCGTGGTGATCTGAAAATGCTGGAGTAGCTTGCCCGTGTGGCGCGTGTCCTCAGCGGCGATCGCCTCCACCTCCCGCAAAATCCGCACTGCCCGAAAGGTCATGTCTTCCAGATTACCGATGGGCGTAGCGACGACGTAGAGCATTTTAGAAATTTCAAAGGCAATCTGGGTCAGCGACTCGCACTTGGCTAGCTTAAATGTAAGCCAACCCCGGCGGCAGGGGTTCTCCACAGCGCTGATGCACAGCGGCGATTTTTTCAAGTAGCCAGGGATGCGCGTCTCGATAGTGGGGCAGCAGCGCCAGCGGGCTGAGCAGGGCGGCGGCGGCGAGGTCGGCGGCGGTGAACTGGGTTCCCACGAGATATTCGCAGTCTTTCCAGTGCTGCTGGAGGTAGGTGAGCGCGTCAGTCAGGCGATCGCCCGCCAGCTTGACCCGCGCCGCGTTCATGCCGTATTGTCGGCGCACGATGGCAATCACAGCCTGGCTCATCAGCGAGGGGTCGATAGCTTTGCCCTCGCCAGCGCGATAGTCGTAGTAAACAAAGCGCGTAGCAACACCAACGCTCTCGTCGAGCCAGTCTTCAAGCTGTTTCACCTGGCTGCGCTGAACCGGATCGGCAGGATAGAGCGGTGGGTCGGGCTGGTGCTGGTCGAGAAATTCAAAAATGTGGCTAGAGTCGGCGATCGCCCCTGGCTGCCCCTCTAGCTCTGGCAGCAGCACAGGCACGGTGGTAGTCCCCGTCAGCGGCTTCAGCTTCAGGGCGTGCAGCCCCGGGGTCAGATTTTCCACCGTGAATGGCAGTTGCTTATAGCCCAGCGCCAACCGAGCTTTGCGGCAATAGTGGGAGGTGCTGAATTGCAGCAGGTGCATGGGTCTTGACCAATAAAAATCCACGGCAGAGGCCTCTCTCAGCATACGCGCATTGGAATACCCGTATTGCCAGAATTCCAGAGGGGCGATCGCCGTGGATAGCTGATCGAGATGAAACGTCAGGTGAATGAAGCTAGAACACGAGAATGAACTGAGTTAGCCAATACCAGCGATAGGCAGACAAGCGATGAGTAGACGGTGAATGCGAAACGGCAGGCTAACTCCCAACAAACTACGGCGTGGTCGTGGGCGAAGGAGCGGGCGACTCGGTGCCAGCGGGCGACTCGGTGCCAGCAGGCTCACTGCCACCACCGCAAGCGCCCAGCATGGCTGCCAAACCCAGCGTGCAGACCAAAGCAACTAGCTTCTTGTACATTCTTAGATCCTCATTTCGTAGGGGTTAGGTGTAAAGAAAAGCATCCGAGATGCTCGAAAGCAAGGCACTGCCTACGTTTCAGACAGTCGGCACTTTACCACAGGTAAATGAACAAAAACGAACCAAATCAGTTCTATCAGATCCCGTGAATAATGTGTCTCAGCCAACAATCAGAGGTTTTAATCGGTCGCAGGGTGTAACTTTGGGTTGCCCCATCACTAGAAAATTTCAGGTTGTGTTTTGCTGGATCGGTTCCAGCCCGTTTTGGGAACGCTGAAGGCAGTCCCTAGCAACCGAGTGACCCATGTTCAAATTCTGCTTCAAGCTTTTTCTGTCTGGCCAGCCAGACTCCAGCAAACAAGCTTCAGAAAATGGGGAAAACGGCTCCAGACTTTCCCAGCTTGCATAAGATGTAAGGCAGATATCAGGCATCGCTTCTTTCACAAGTTCCCTGGGCAGCATGGCAAGGACGGGTGGATCATCGCGCACAACCTCAGCAAAGAAATCCCGGCTTCCCTCCGGACGGATGCTGCTGCAATGGCTCAACCTGCGGCCAGAGGAAAGCGAACGCACCTTTTTGATGTTCGCCTTCTACACCGCTACGTCGATTGGCGTGCTGTGGCTAGAGGTCAGCATTGCCGCTCTATTTTTGGATGAATATGGTGCAAACTCGCTGCCGTGGATCTATATCGTCAGCGCGGGCATTGGCACAGTTCTGGGCTTCTTTTACTCGCTGTTGCAAAAGTTTTTGCCCCTGCGCCAGGTGATCGTGGTGATTGCGGTGCTGATGGCGCTGCCGCTGCCGCTGTTTCGGCTGGGGCTGGCAATGCCGCTGATGATGGGCTACAGCGTGTTTCTGATGCGGCTGTGGATGGAGGCGATTTATGTCCTGAATGAGCTGACGACTTCAATTACTGCCAATCAGCTTTTTAATATCCGTGAGATCAAACGGGCCTATCCCATGATTAGCAGCGGCGTGCTGCTGGCAGATGTACTGAGCGGACTGTCGCTACCATTGCTGCGATCGCTCGTCGGGCTAAATAACGTGGTGCTGCTGGCAGGGGTCATGCTGATGATCGGCGCAGGCATTCTCTTTCGCCTCAGCCGCTCCTACAGCCAGTTTTTCCCTGATTCACCTCGGCGACTGCTGCAAGAGCGCCAGCCTGACTTCACTACGCGCCGACTGCGGCGACCGCTCCAGCGTTATGTGATTTTGCTGGTGGCGTTTTTTGTAATGGCGCAGGTGCTGTGGCTGCTGCTGGATTTTCAATATCTGGCGCAGCTAGAGCGGCGGGTTAGCGGCGAGGAGCTTGCCGACTTTTTGGCATTTTTTAGCGCGATTTTGGGGACGTTTGAGCTACTCGTGCAGTGGTTTGTCTCCAGTCGGGCGATCGAGCGGCTGGGCGTGTTCGTGGTGACGATGGCCCTGCCTGCACTGATCTTCATTATCAGCCTGGTGTCGATGATGGGCTGGCTCAGCCTGTTTATCGGCATGGTGATTTTGAAATTTGCCGATGAACTGCTGCGCTATACCGTGCTGGCCAGTACCGGCCCAATTCTGTTTCAGCCTGTGCCGGATAACGTTCGCAGCCGTGTGCAGTCCATTGTGCGGGGCATTGCCGAGCCGTTTTCCTCTGGGCTGACGGGCGTGGGTATGTTGACGACGCTGTGGCTGTGTCAGCGCATTTTTAACGGCAGCGACGCGGCTGCGCTGCAAGATGCCGAAAGTCTGGTGTTCATGTTCCAGATTATGCTGTGCGGGGCGCTGTGGTTTTTGACGGTGTGGCTGCTGCGATCGCGCTATGTCGATCTGCTCGTCATTAGCGCTGATCGGGGCGAACTCAGCCTGTCAGATGTAGATCTGCGGACGTTTAAGCGGGCGGTGATCGATGCGCTGGGCAGAGGAACCGATGCCGACAAGCAATCCTGCATTGAGCTACTTGCCCATATTGATCCCAAGGGCGTGGGCGAGGTGCTGGCTCCCATGCTGTCCGACTTTTCGCCCGCGCTCCAGCGCCAGAGTCTGCTGGTGATGACGGAAAATCCCAACCCACTGTTTTTGCCGCTGGTGCGATCGCTGATTGAGCAACCATTGCCACCAGACGTACTTTCCATCGCCCTGCGCTATATCTGGCTGACCGACCCTGAGCCTGATATCGAGCGGCTACGTCCCTACCTCAACCCGTCTGCTGATCCTGAAGTGCGGGGCACGGCGGCATCGCTGATGCTGCGGCGCGGCACCCCCGAACAGCGGGCCGAGGCCACCGACACGCTGCGGCGAATGCTGACCCACAAACGCGAACGAGAGCGGGTAATGGGCTGTCGGGCGCTGGGCGAGGCATTGTACCTGCAAGCGCTGCGGATCTACATCGAGCCGCTATTGCGGGATGAGTCGCTGCGGGTGCGCTGTGCCCTGCTAGAGGCGATCGCCGCCACGCGCACCGAGGAATACTACCCTTCGCTGCTGCGGGCCCTGCAATTCAAGTCCACCCGCGAAGCCGCGATGCAGGCGCTGACTCGCCTGGGCGACGACGCGATTCCCCTGCTAGTAACCCTGGGCAAAGATACCTACAAACCCGAAATCATTCGCACTTGTGCCTGGAAAACTCTGGGGCGTATTGGCACCCCCGACGCGGTTCTCGCTCTGGTTCGCAACCTGGAAACCGCTTGGGGGCCTAGCCGCCGCACGATTCTACGAACCCTGCTAAAAATTCCCAATGAAATTGGCATTGACGCAGTCGCCGACGAATTGGGGCGGAGCGGCGTAGAGGAACTGATCAACCTGGAGCTAATGCTGATTGGGCAGGTTTATGCCTGTCTGCTGGATATGCCGCCGGAGCGGGTGCCAGGGCAAGCGGCCAATCTGCTGCGCCGCGCCCTCAGCGATTTGCAAGAAGATGCCCGACAGCGCCTTTTTTTGTTGATGCGGCTGCTGTATCCCTCCAGTGCAATTCAGGCCGCCGCGTTTAATCTACAATCCCATTCCTCGGAAAGCGTGGCGCGGGGGCTAGAAATTCTGGATAACACGCTCGACATCCAGAGCAAACGGGCGCTGCTGAGCATTCTTGATAGCCGCCCTGATCTGGAAAAGCTGGAAAGCCTGGATGAGTTTGTGGACTATCAACCCCTGTCGCCGAGCGATCGCCTCCGACACCTGCTCGATCTGCGGCATTTTCTGTCCGACTGGGGGTTGGCTTGCAGCGTCCACGTGGCCCGCGAACAGCGGTGGAGTCTCACGCCCGCTCAGATTATTGCCTGTTTGCACCATCCTACGGGGTTTGTGCGGGAGGCGGCAGTGGCTTACTTAGAAGTCGCTTCGCCGCGCACCCTGCGGGAGTTGCTGCCCATGCTCCGCCGTGACCCCAATCGACTCGTCGCTGCCCAAGTCGAGCAACTGCTGCAGAAGTACAGTGCTGCTTCAACTCACAACGGCAACGGCAAGATCCTCGCCCATCCTGCAAAACCGCCCGACCCGCCGCCGCGTTTCAACCCACCCCGCCCGCCAGATTTGCCGATGGGCTGGGAGCCAACGTGATCCCTTTTTTAGGCAGACTTCATTCGTAAACTCAGCGAGTTCAGCGAATTCAGCGAGTGCAACATCGGTTCAATGCGGTTCGATAGACGTTCACATCGATCTTCCTTCAATGGACAACTCAGCCGGGAACCACTCCGGCTGGTGTCGGCTGTAAATTTTCCTTTCGGTCGTGATTCAGCGAAATTTCTGGACAAAAGATGAATAGAATTCTCTGCATGGGCAACCTACGGATGGAACAGACAACACGCAGCAGCCCACCCACAGAGTATGGGGCATTTCTGAATGGATGCTAGGTGGTTTGGGT contains:
- a CDS encoding glutathione S-transferase family protein, translated to MHLLQFSTSHYCRKARLALGYKQLPFTVENLTPGLHALKLKPLTGTTTVPVLLPELEGQPGAIADSSHIFEFLDQHQPDPPLYPADPVQRSQVKQLEDWLDESVGVATRFVYYDYRAGEGKAIDPSLMSQAVIAIVRRQYGMNAARVKLAGDRLTDALTYLQQHWKDCEYLVGTQFTAADLAAAALLSPLALLPHYRDAHPWLLEKIAAVHQRCGEPLPPGLAYI
- a CDS encoding MASE1 domain-containing protein; amino-acid sequence: MISPRPLRLALPSLAQLWKQAAVALAYYAAAQFSIAYATLPEAASTPVWFAGGVAVGAMLSFGVDLWLAVFISILVLEFVFFKGWLGLENLMLAIAITFMATLGKVLAAVWSDRLTQSRSPLDSPGDVVRFILAAFLSHLPIGMLCAALVCTFGKAPWVAYRQVFITWWLSDAFGIVLVAPLLLAWSSTRSLDLFQFRTAIRQHWLEAAAMVALVIGISEVALVGDYPVEYLLIPVIVWAAFRFRSPGATLIMVLLSLLAVISTAQGRGSFARASMNESLLLLQSCIAVIALTTLLLCAVLHQNDQSKQALRDANQSLEDRVQQRTAELAEANAAIVDLNERLKQENLRMAAELDVVRQIQDMILPTPEDLSAIQTLDVSAFSDLADEDSTDYFDVLETDGIITLSVGIVGGRGLESGVLMLMVQTAVRTLAELRDRNSVRFLQTLNRTLYKNIERMSTQQRLTLAVLNYLNGSLSISGQHEDLVVVRASGRVERVSMTDLILPLGLEFDITAFTKRASVELQPGDGIVLYTSSLPSAVDENGIMYGLDRLYKVIAQTWTQPAVFVRRAVIQDVRQHMGQENVLDNLSLLVLKRRL
- the rsmI gene encoding 16S rRNA (cytidine(1402)-2'-O)-methyltransferase, whose translation is MKKSPLCISAVENPCRRGWLTFKLAKCESLTQIAFEISKMLYVVATPIGNLEDMTFRAVRILREVEAIAAEDTRHTGKLLQHFQITTPQISYHDHNRTSRLPELLARLTQGQSIALVSDAGMPGISDPGYELVQACVEAGIPVVPIPGASAVVTALSAAGLPTDRFVFEGFLPAKGKERRDRLDALQAESRTLVFYESPHRLRQTLADFSDTFGGDRPIVLARELTKLHEEFWRGTVQEAIAHYETRDPQGEYTVLLAGSIAAPVVLSESALKAELTALLKQGLSRSQASRQLAQQTQLPRRDLYQLALTLPD
- a CDS encoding HEAT repeat domain-containing protein — its product is MARTGGSSRTTSAKKSRLPSGRMLLQWLNLRPEESERTFLMFAFYTATSIGVLWLEVSIAALFLDEYGANSLPWIYIVSAGIGTVLGFFYSLLQKFLPLRQVIVVIAVLMALPLPLFRLGLAMPLMMGYSVFLMRLWMEAIYVLNELTTSITANQLFNIREIKRAYPMISSGVLLADVLSGLSLPLLRSLVGLNNVVLLAGVMLMIGAGILFRLSRSYSQFFPDSPRRLLQERQPDFTTRRLRRPLQRYVILLVAFFVMAQVLWLLLDFQYLAQLERRVSGEELADFLAFFSAILGTFELLVQWFVSSRAIERLGVFVVTMALPALIFIISLVSMMGWLSLFIGMVILKFADELLRYTVLASTGPILFQPVPDNVRSRVQSIVRGIAEPFSSGLTGVGMLTTLWLCQRIFNGSDAAALQDAESLVFMFQIMLCGALWFLTVWLLRSRYVDLLVISADRGELSLSDVDLRTFKRAVIDALGRGTDADKQSCIELLAHIDPKGVGEVLAPMLSDFSPALQRQSLLVMTENPNPLFLPLVRSLIEQPLPPDVLSIALRYIWLTDPEPDIERLRPYLNPSADPEVRGTAASLMLRRGTPEQRAEATDTLRRMLTHKRERERVMGCRALGEALYLQALRIYIEPLLRDESLRVRCALLEAIAATRTEEYYPSLLRALQFKSTREAAMQALTRLGDDAIPLLVTLGKDTYKPEIIRTCAWKTLGRIGTPDAVLALVRNLETAWGPSRRTILRTLLKIPNEIGIDAVADELGRSGVEELINLELMLIGQVYACLLDMPPERVPGQAANLLRRALSDLQEDARQRLFLLMRLLYPSSAIQAAAFNLQSHSSESVARGLEILDNTLDIQSKRALLSILDSRPDLEKLESLDEFVDYQPLSPSDRLRHLLDLRHFLSDWGLACSVHVAREQRWSLTPAQIIACLHHPTGFVREAAVAYLEVASPRTLRELLPMLRRDPNRLVAAQVEQLLQKYSAASTHNGNGKILAHPAKPPDPPPRFNPPRPPDLPMGWEPT
- the leuB gene encoding 3-isopropylmalate dehydrogenase, translating into MTKTYRITLLPGDGIGPEIIAVSVDLLKKVGQQLDLSFEFQEALLGGAAIDATGSPLPADTLELCKNSDAVLLAAIGGYKWDTLPNDQRPERGLLGLRAGLELFANLRPASILPQLVDSSSLKREVVDGVDIMVVRELTGGIYFGQPRGIFTSETGERRGVNTMVYTESEVERIGRVAFEAARKRRKKLCSVDKSNVLEVSQLWRDSMTKLAADYPDVELTHMYVDNAAMQLLRNPKQFDTIVTGNLFGDILSDAAAMLTGSIGMLPSASLGSSGPGLFEPVHGSAPDIAGQDKANPLAQVLSAAMMLRYGLNEPEAGDRLERAVLKVLDQGYRTGDIMSDGMTLVGCKAMGEALLAALED